tacgtgagtactcttaatttaacttttacatactaatagtgtatccctgactagtgctcgagtatataggattatgcatgtttgtacttttgatattgcctttagttaggttatgttgaatcctgaattagttatatatgcgactgagataaggtataagatatgcatgtcgttggaaagctagcgaaaaattaagaacttttcatttagatatcgaatgatttcgatgaacggatttgaagttatagtccatcgaatttttgtattattattaaaaatgattattattatcgtcgttattatcgccgttctagttttatcttattattattattattattattatctttatcaataaaaggatttatcattaaaaattgttattttttttattattactatcgttattatcgttaaagttataattagtattattattattattattattattattattattattattattattattattattattattattattattggtattattattattattatcattattaatatatatatcattatttaaaaatggttattgttattattattattactatattatcattaagataattattagtattatcgttaataatgttatagtaactatcattattaatattagtgtaattaaaacaaatatttgtaacacctaattattttgattactattattatcattattacgaacacgatataaaagacgattaaaagctattaaacaaaacgattaggaaataatgggtaagagtatcatgatgaaattaaaatattataagatattgatttagataaaattatcgttcttattatttttatcattactattattattaaaattatcgttagtattaaaactatcattttaacaaaacttatcattttaatagaaatgtcattattactataaaatatcattattattattattattattttaaatagaattattattttaaagataatattaaaaattatcgtaaatattaaagttatcataattagaattatcgttttatcataatgtcatcttagtaattataaatattgatatttttataataacaattattattacaaaataatacaacttttacttactatcattatagatattattttatcaaataaatatttgatacaaacatattttactacgtgtaataacttactttaataatacgtatcatattatctttataatattaaatgaaccctataaattttattacttaatatatataaaagtatattttattatataaatataatataaaattttatttattaataaataaattatattatttactctaataaatcttttaaaaatatttaaaaatataaaacgacgatatttaaactatatattaatcatgtataaatttttggaaattattttgagtcaaatttacttttgttgacttttgcatattagtctcgagcattaggattgtggtacactatgacttgacctaatttgttagacaaatattgaccaacacataaatatatataattaatttaggttcgtgaatccgaggccaaccttgcacttgttcaatgacgttatatgtatttttactacgaaatacagtatggtgagtttcatttgcctttttaccctttatatttttgggactgagaatacatgcgcttttataaatgtttgacgaaatagacacaagtaattgaaactatattctatggttgaattatcgaaatcgaatatgcccatttttattaaagtctggtaatctaagaattagggaacagacaccctaattgacgcgaatcctaaagatagatctattgggcctaacaaaccccatccaaagtaccggatgctttagtacttcgaaattatatcatgtccgaaggaggatcccggaatgataggggatattcttatatgtatctagttaatgtcggttaccaggtgttcaccatatgaatgattatttttttgtctctatgcatgggacgtatatttatgagaactggaaatgaaattcttgtggtctattaaaatgatggaaataaatgattatgataaactaatgaactcaccaaccttttggttgacactttaaatcatgtttattctcaggtgttaaagaaatcttccgctgtgcatttgctcattttaaagatattacttggagtttttcatagcatatttcgaagaacgttgcattcgagtcattgagttcatcaaagattattattaaatcaatttatagttggatagtggatattatgaaatggtatgcatgcctgtcaatttttgatgtaaagaaagattgtcttttaaaaacgaatgcaatgtttgtaaaatgtatcatatagaggtcaaatacctcgcaatgtaatcaactattgtgaatcgtttataatgtatatgaacgggtcctttcatatagccatagtctcttccaggtattcgttgacgagctcttgaaaagaatcagagagattcacatcttcttccgcaggatggttcatgaggcgatcaacattgaatgtgatttcttctcctccaacccttaactttagaGATTTCTCatgaacgtcaattacggccttggcagtatttaggaatggtctgccaagaatgagtgggaccttcgtgtcttcctcaatatccataatgacgaaatcaacgggaaacgcaaacttatccactctaactaggacatcctcagctattcccctaggaatcttaactgatctgtccgcaagttagatagtcattctggttggccttaagtcatttaatcctatcttcttgaataatgaatagggcattaggttcacACTGGCTcgtaagtctgctaacgcattgctaatttggacatcttgcaagtagcaaggtatcgtaaatcttcctgtatctcctaacttagggggaattccatgctgtaacactaacgagcattcttcacttaagggcaagctaactatctctcttaatctctctttgtttgaaagcagttctttgaaaaatttagcgcagtttggcatctctactaaagcatatactagacgtacattcaaatgcaaattcttaaaaatatcccaatacttagaaaattgtgcttcttgtttttccttcctaagcctacctgggaaaggtatgcaggcgcgcggaataatttccggggccttaggagagataggttccggtggattgacgactgggtcaattggcactggttccttatcggaaaaatcttgtatgggtatattgacagttgtttctttttctcctctagtaattactagggcatcaaactcactacactctatatcaattttagtggttaatcgtttaagcgtaagctgaaaatttgtgattaattcttcaaaagtctttatcaaagtgtcgattttgttctggcattctatgacttgaaggtttatcatatattgctttttcaaaaattcagctaaaatttccttagagtggagggtaggtttgtgcaatggaaaaattatattatgatccgagctattttgctgtttgtgtgcccatctagggtaaggataccttaaattggttctagtagcatcagaatttttaggaatttgtaaactttgaagagtgagggtgagatcttgtaacctggtttccagcatttttaccgtatgagcgaagatgtcatccttctcagcagcttcattgttccaatcttcctgttgtgcagctattgtgtccaagagatacCATGCTTCATCTGCcgttcgagacatgaaattgcctcgtgaagccatgtctaggagagacttatcatccttggtcaaaccattgtaaagcgtacagactatgtctgcctgacttaacaaatgattcggacatcttttaagcatcatctttactttattccatgctagacacaatgactcattttctttttgagaaaagttagtgatgtcatttcttaaacaggtttgtagggatgGTGGATAAAAttcgtttagaaatttagtggctaaatcctcccatgtatgaattgaattcggattaagtgcgtcaaaccatgctgaagcgtgtgcagaaagtgaatattgaaaaagatgaagttttaaaatgtttttctcgtgtGATTCCTCCTTAAaaaagtcaaccagactgataaatttgtttatgtgaaatttaggatcgtcagtcggtaatccttgaaatttacagatcatactgactaatttaatcatgtgtgaactgatttcaggagtcccttcggttcctaaggtgattggtcctcctctttcctctaagcatgacttatgcatagaagcaagggtgtcttgttgttccttttttttttctgtttaaaaagacttaaaagtaacttttagaaaatattaatttattaaaaggatcgataatttaataaaaacaattattcttgaaattcggtcactTACCAGAtcagatatcttaactgataggacttttcacagattactcgtatctaggtggccaggccgactacggagaggcaggattggagactgttcggaaaatctaataatcaagtccgtgtataattgtctttcttagacaccaccaaacaatactttgtctgtttaaaatctttctcgatcaaaatattcgatcctctGCAGCGGCGCCAGAAAACTTGGTGTAACTATaaagatatggccaaaacggacggttttattcgtacagtgtcgttaggtcgcaggatatCAGATTCGGTTGATCAAGGCAGCACCCAGTCGTTTTGTTATTTATAttttgtggggcctaaatttacttttactttctaaggtgtagaaagtgtaagttaacctagtgtcgaattttatgctgattaacgaattgaagatcaagtggataattgtcttttagttaaattacctgggtagaagatagtagttgattttagctaaaggtcctaaatgcagaaaagtaaataaagtgggaggatacctggagtatgcagatcaaggaaatgttgaccaagatatcagtattgggttagggaaaggtaattatgcttatgttaagactatgcttggattgttgtagatctggttggatgagccaattacacagacctacttatctatgaactctcggagttctctttgagcagtgagaagtatgtcacttggtcgtataaatgaagtgtaacaatacctcggaggttatcctcagtaaagtactaggtttattagtaagttaagctctaatcctatccctcgttatcagtttagataactgaataacaacgtgccgtgttgattgaacactgatcacaaacggaaggagtccgtcggtttaagttggcaaaaccttaagtgaaaactaacaaccattacatCGTACTAATGAGATTACAACAAATCAAATATTATACatcatcacagttaatatactgatagtaaagcagatagaaacctaatgagtgcctgaacagttgatatgactaagacctagggcaacaatcagacaagaacgtGCAATagacttgggtcatacagtaaaggcactaactagatcttaacagctcctaagaggtctcttcagaacagtcaataggcatactaggttattcatgtctcaattcctaggtttcgtgtcctaaaagtgcattagatgcctctcgggaactccggccataccgatttcatagaatcttcagatacagtataaccaggggtcttaatcctatgaagtagctaattctaTATAGGTAGACAAGTCTTGATCACaatctaagttggtcaatccttaagatgctagcatacaaatctatcaaacttccaagttcagcattataacagtaactgtactatattaacataattacgctaacccaaacttctatcatggcaacatacagataaattaagctatcatggcaatatcggaacgcattattaaacataaaagataagaatacatgtttaatacaaaagacaagcgtttcggataaaaacctgaaaaaacagaactaatctgcccgggatcgcagggactcgccgggatatcctccggaaaataaaagctaagctaactactaactaaaaactaactaaaaattgaaaatataaattgaattgtatgttgagtgtgtcttggaatgaatggagaaaggCCCTTAAATAGACCAGAaatttgccagcatacgcctggcaggccgcatggcagggcgtatggcaaggcgtatttggcaggccgtatggctggcagacCGCATAGTGGTTCGTTTGTTGGCACATATCTGGCAGGccatttccatactggcaggccatatggcaggccgtatggcaagccgtatggtatGATGGTCAGcctttgattcactggatcgtaacttgatttcttgtctttcaccgttttcgctctagaatcttcgttttagctccgttttacttgattctttttgcatcgcctttgtaattacttaatctacaaaatcaaccgaaaaatcgataattttgccgacaaagtttttaCCTTTATTCttttagggcttaatttagggggtaaaaacgtgactttttgcccgatatcacttttcaattattgaagagcAAATTGTGCCGagatccggtgttagtgttaccggaaggggtggaagacatggtagtgtattgtgatgcctcgattaatgggctcggttgtgttcttatgcaaaggggtaaagtgatCGATTATGCCTCGAGACAACTAAAAGAGCACGAGAAGaactacccgactcatgatcttgagttggcggtggtgGTTCatacgttgaaaatttggcgccattatctttatggtgttaagtgtacgatttattctgaTCATAAGAATTTAAAGTACTTCTTTAATTAGCGTAACATAAACAACCATCAGAGACGATGGTTGAATTTGTTGAAGGATTATGACCTTGAGATACTTTACCACCCGGGTAAAGctaatgtggttgcggatgcgttaagccggAAGAACCTAGTTCCGAGTTTGCAAGTAAAATCGTTACGAATGATTCTTGCTAATGATTTTCTCGAGAAGCTCGGTGAGGTTAAAATTGAGGAGATAGTTAATCATAAGCATGAAGAGCGAATTCATGGAAAAACGAAGCCGATTATCCCAGGCATGCATAGGTTGTTGTATTTTCAAGGTCGGGTATGGGTGCCAAAATTGGGTGGTCACCATGCGGTGCTACTCGATGAGGTGCACAAATtgaaatattctattcatccgggtgctaCAAAGATGTATATTGACTTGAAGAAAGTGTATTGGTGGCCCGATATgaagcgtgatgtggttaagtatgttgagcaatgtgttacttgcttgcaagttaaggccgagtatCAAAAGCCTTATGGTTTGGTGGAACCGTTAGAGATCCTGAGGTGGAAGTGGGAGCaccttaccatggattttatcactaaattgccaaaacagcgagaacccaatatgatacaatttgggtaatcgtCGATCGGTTGATGAAAGTGCCTTGTTTCTCCCTATACGCGAGGCGATTTCATTGGAGATGTTGGCAAGGTTGTTTATTAAAGAGGTGATTTTGAGACATGGGGTACCGGTgtctattatttcggatcaagatacacgttttacttctagattttggggtAAGTTCATACTGAAATCGGTACTCAAGTGAAATTGAGCACCGCTTTTCAtcttcaaacggatggtcaaagagaaaggaccatccaaaccttggaggatatgcttcgggcatgtgtgattgattttggtggaagttgggatgagcatttgccattggtggagttctcgtataataataactaccatgctagtattggaatgccaccatataagATGCTTTGTGGACGACGAtgccgaaccccgatttgttggagcgaggtgggTCAAAAGGAAGTTGGTGGTACCGAAGTGGTTCTTGAGATGAACcaaaagattgatgtgattcgtgcTCGCCTCAAAgaggcacaagatcgacaaaaatcGTATGCGGATAAGCGTAGGCGACCGATTGAATTTaatgaaggtgatatggtgatgcttaaggtgtcACCATGGAGGGGTGTAATTAGGTTCCGAAAGCGGGGAAAAATTGCTCCTCAGTTTAGTGGACCTTTTAAAgtgttggctcgtgttggtgaagttgcttatcgtttggagttaccctaagagcttgcgggaatccataacacatttcatgtttcctatcttcgcaagtgtcttgtaGATGACTCAATATGGGTACCATTGCGTGAGATTACTCTAAATGACAAGCTAAAGTATGTGGAAGATCAGTTTGTTATTCTTGATGAGAAAGTTAAAGAGATTCAGAATAAGAGAATGCGGACTTACAAGGTGCAATGGCATCACCGAAAAGGGTCTGAGTGTACTTGGGAATCGGATGAATttttattggaacatttaccttcGTTACATGCTGTGTGGATAGCGGGGACGCGATcgggtctaagtgggggagagttgtaacaccctgttttctgTGGGTGGAACGACGTTCCAAATTAGAGGAACGACGTTGTGATCAAGGAAATGGGTACCAGTGAACAGAACGAGTCAGAGTTTGTTTCAAGAACGATGTTGTCATAATAAGGAACAACGTTATTATTTAGGAACGATGTTCCAATTGCAGGAACGACGTTCCTTCGACAGATCTtagattttaattcatttttaaggg
The window above is part of the Rutidosis leptorrhynchoides isolate AG116_Rl617_1_P2 chromosome 1, CSIRO_AGI_Rlap_v1, whole genome shotgun sequence genome. Proteins encoded here:
- the LOC139870975 gene encoding uncharacterized protein, whose translation is MQRGKVIDYASRQLKEHEKNYPTHDLELAVVRNINNHQRRWLNLLKDYDLEILYHPGKANVVADALSRKNLVPSLQVKSLRMILANDFLEKLGEVKIEEIVNHKHEERIHGKTKPIIPGMHRLLYFQGRVWVPKLGGHHAVLLDEVHKLKYSIHPGATKMYIDLKKVYWWPDMKRDVVNIGMPPYKMLCGRRCRTPICWSEVGQKEVGGTEVVLEMNQKIDVIRARLKEAQDRQKSYADKRRRPIEFNEGDMVMLKVSPWRGVIRFRKRGKIAPQFSGPFKVLARVDDSIWVPLREITLNDKLKYVEDQFVILDEKVKEIQNKRMRTYKVQWHHRKGSECTWESDEFLLEHLPSLHAVWIAGTRSGLSGGELIRVRDWPSLLVADFEKALFGKGPDGHAH